Genomic segment of Geminocystis herdmanii PCC 6308:
CGGTTTATTTCCCAATAATCTAACCATTTTTCTTTTAAATCTTTTTTTACTTCTGTAAGAGTCCTCATTATCGTATTTTTTTCATTTTATTAAAAAATTTTTTTCAGTCGCTTTAGCCGACTTTTGCTGTTAGCCTTGTCAATTTATTGCAAGGCGGTTTATTAATTTTAACTGTTGATTAATGTAACAATTTAATTAATTGAATCATAATTTTTATGATTAATTGATAGTTTTAGGTGATGAACCATAATCCGCAAAGAAATAAATTTCATTGCTAATAGCTCAAGTCTGCTAAAGCGACTAATTCTGAATATCATAAAGAGAATTTTTAGAAATTTTTATTCCTAAATTCATCTAAAGGAGAAGGAGGCTCAATTAATTGATTTTTTGCCCTTTCTTCTTTCCTTTTTTCGAGTTCAATTTTAGGATCAAAATTTAAACCTAATAATTCCACTATTCTATATGTATCATTTGTCGCCATTGATAAAAATTGTATATAATCTTTAGTCTTTTGATCAAAAGAAATAATAATCGATAAAATTATAGAATCAATAGGTCTAATTTGATATTCTTTTGCACCAGTGTTAACATTGTTAACTGGAAATTCACATTGAAGAATTTGCAATTTATTTTTTTCTAAACACGATAAATTAACCTGATAATAATTAAGCCATTTTTCTTTTAATTGAGCCTTAAATTCTTCAAACTCTTCCACAATTCCCATACACTAAATAGATAAAAATAATTCTTAATTCTTAATTCTTAATTGTTCATTAATTTACACCATCATTAATTCTAATTCGTCTCTTTCCTGTTTAGGCGCATCCGCAGGAGGATTTAAGTAGTAATCGGAAAGTAAACCAAACAACTCTCGATCGAGCGCTTCACTAGGCACAACTCCTTCGGGTAATGCTAAAATCTGATCAGCGATATTAAGATAATATTGGCACACATAATCTAAACTAGGGTCTTTTTCTGCCATTTCAAACAAGGTTTTACCCTTTACTCTCGATACTCGGATGTCTTCAATGAGAGGTAAAACTTCTAATACAGGCATTGCTACATGGGAAATGTATTTATCGATTAAATCCCGTTTCGAGGTGCGATTACCAATTAAACCTGCTAACTTGAGGGGATGAGTGCGCGCTTTTTCTCTGACGGAAGCGGCAATACGATTAGCGGCGAATAAGGCATCAAAACCATTATCGGTGACGATTAAACAATAATCTGCATAGTTGAGAGGCGCTGCAAAACCTCCGCAAACTACGTCACCCAACACATCAAATAAAATCACGTCATATTCATCAAAGGCGTTTAACTCTTTTAACAGTTTGACGGTTTCGCCTACCACATAACCACCACAACCAGCCCCGGCAGGAGGACCTCCTGCCTCTACACAGTCAACACCTGCGTAACCTTTATAAATAACGTCTTCTGCCCAAATATCTTCA
This window contains:
- a CDS encoding DUF5331 domain-containing protein, translated to MEEFEEFKAQLKEKWLNYYQVNLSCLEKNKLQILQCEFPVNNVNTGAKEYQIRPIDSIILSIIISFDQKTKDYIQFLSMATNDTYRIVELLGLNFDPKIELEKRKEERAKNQLIEPPSPLDEFRNKNF
- the bchL gene encoding ferredoxin:protochlorophyllide reductase (ATP-dependent) iron-sulfur ATP-binding protein, which gives rise to MTLTLAVYGKGGIGKSTTSCNISTALAKRGKKVLQIGCDPKHDSTFTLTGFLIPTIIDTLQEKDFHYEDIWAEDVIYKGYAGVDCVEAGGPPAGAGCGGYVVGETVKLLKELNAFDEYDVILFDVLGDVVCGGFAAPLNYADYCLIVTDNGFDALFAANRIAASVREKARTHPLKLAGLIGNRTSKRDLIDKYISHVAMPVLEVLPLIEDIRVSRVKGKTLFEMAEKDPSLDYVCQYYLNIADQILALPEGVVPSEALDRELFGLLSDYYLNPPADAPKQERDELELMMV